A portion of the Kineococcus endophyticus genome contains these proteins:
- a CDS encoding FGGY-family carbohydrate kinase has product MGGVQELLLGVDIGTGSSKGVLTTLDGRVLARSSRRHRTDHPRPGYVEHDADAVWWGDFCAIARELTGRADDPSDVAHGRVVAVGTSGIGPTVLLADEHGRPLRPAVLYGVDTRSLAEAVALEERYGVEDLLQRCGSRMSTQAAGGKLEWLRRHEPEVFSRARHFFMSNSYLAFRLTGEYVLDQHSASQTTPLYDRHAAAWIEDRCAEVAPGVPMPRLVWPSERVGTVTAEAAAETGIPAGTPVAAGTCDAWAEAESVDVGRPGDLMVMYGSTTFFIAVTDGPRVHPSLWGTTGARPGQSNLAAGMASSGSAVEWWRETIGSPEVAELVAEAAAAPPGSNGVLALPYFAGERTPFADADARGALLGLTLRTTRGEVDRALLEATAYGVRHNLDEMRAAGVDIRRVVAVGGGTGSALWPQIVTDVTGLQQELPAERIGASLGDAKFAAVALGAVDVDATWNSVESTTEPDPAAAEVYAGLYPAYRALHEATAQLQHQLSALERRTRT; this is encoded by the coding sequence GTGGGTGGTGTTCAGGAGCTGCTGCTCGGCGTCGACATCGGCACCGGCAGCAGCAAGGGCGTCCTGACGACGCTCGACGGCCGGGTGCTGGCGCGCTCGTCCCGGCGGCACCGCACCGACCACCCGCGCCCGGGCTACGTCGAGCACGACGCCGACGCTGTCTGGTGGGGCGACTTCTGCGCGATCGCGCGCGAGCTGACCGGCCGCGCGGACGACCCCTCCGACGTCGCGCACGGTCGTGTCGTGGCCGTCGGGACCAGCGGGATCGGGCCCACGGTCCTGCTGGCGGACGAGCACGGGAGACCGCTGCGCCCGGCGGTGCTGTACGGCGTCGACACCCGTTCCCTCGCCGAGGCCGTGGCGCTCGAGGAGCGGTACGGCGTCGAAGACCTGTTGCAGCGCTGCGGTTCCCGCATGTCGACGCAGGCCGCGGGCGGCAAGCTGGAGTGGCTGCGTCGTCACGAGCCCGAGGTGTTCTCCCGCGCCCGGCACTTCTTCATGTCGAACTCCTACCTCGCCTTCCGGCTGACGGGGGAGTACGTGCTGGACCAGCACTCGGCGAGCCAGACGACCCCCCTCTACGACCGGCACGCGGCGGCCTGGATCGAGGACCGGTGCGCCGAGGTCGCGCCCGGTGTGCCGATGCCGCGGTTGGTGTGGCCGTCGGAACGGGTGGGGACCGTCACCGCGGAGGCCGCGGCCGAGACGGGCATCCCCGCGGGGACGCCCGTCGCCGCCGGCACGTGCGACGCGTGGGCCGAGGCCGAGAGCGTCGACGTCGGTCGACCCGGCGACCTCATGGTCATGTACGGCTCCACGACGTTCTTCATCGCCGTGACCGACGGCCCCCGCGTCCACCCGTCGCTGTGGGGGACCACCGGTGCGCGGCCGGGGCAGAGCAACCTCGCGGCGGGCATGGCCAGCTCCGGCAGCGCCGTCGAGTGGTGGCGCGAGACGATCGGCTCGCCCGAGGTCGCCGAGCTCGTCGCCGAGGCCGCGGCGGCCCCGCCGGGGTCCAACGGGGTGCTGGCCCTGCCGTACTTCGCGGGCGAGCGCACCCCCTTCGCCGACGCCGACGCCCGCGGGGCGCTCCTGGGGCTGACGCTGCGGACGACGCGCGGCGAGGTCGACCGCGCCCTGCTGGAGGCGACGGCCTACGGCGTGCGCCACAACCTGGACGAGATGCGCGCCGCCGGTGTCGACATCCGCCGCGTGGTCGCCGTCGGGGGCGGGACGGGCTCGGCGCTGTGGCCGCAGATCGTCACCGACGTCACGGGTCTGCAGCAGGAACTGCCCGCCGAGCGCATCGGCGCCTCCCTCGGCGACGCCAAGTTCGCCGCGGTGGCCCTGGGGGCCGTCGACGTCGACGCCACCTGGAACAGCGTCGAGTCGACCACGGAACCCGATCCCGCCGCGGCCGAGGTCTACGCCGGGCTCTACCCGGCCTACCGTGCCCTGCACGAGGCGACGGCCCAGCTGCAGCACCAGCTGTCCGCCCTGGAGCGCCGTACCCGCACCTGA
- a CDS encoding glycosyltransferase family 1 protein, which produces MSEPCPAPVRVLHVPRAHGYVDHLQDDRVPGVVVVDDGTPTGPGWHPSRALEADWVLAHAGEFDVLHLHFGFEGRTPAQLQALVDALRVTDRTLVLTVHDLQNPHLRDQRPYTGLLDVLVPAADGLVTLTPGAAAQVQERWGRRPVVVAHPHVAPLDRIGLPRSPGSPRVVGLHLKSLRANLRALPVLRSLVVASRRLTDTGTPTTVRVDVHTEALDPGFPRYDADLAAWLRDAADEGTAQVHVRHRFDDDELEEYLRGLDVSVLAYGHGTHSGWLELCHDLGTVVLADRVGFLHEQQPLVQADLADPDAVTRALRHALLGVPGAAATPDARRRQRLDVAREHLQLYRTLTAHRAAQSGAVVPA; this is translated from the coding sequence GTGTCCGAACCCTGCCCTGCGCCCGTCCGGGTGCTGCACGTGCCCCGTGCCCACGGCTACGTCGACCACCTCCAGGACGACCGCGTGCCGGGGGTCGTCGTCGTCGACGACGGCACTCCGACGGGCCCGGGCTGGCACCCCTCCCGCGCCCTGGAGGCGGATTGGGTCCTGGCCCACGCGGGCGAGTTCGACGTCCTGCACCTGCACTTCGGGTTCGAGGGGCGCACCCCGGCGCAGCTGCAGGCCCTCGTCGACGCGCTGCGGGTGACGGATCGGACCCTCGTCCTCACGGTCCACGACCTGCAGAACCCGCACCTGCGCGACCAGCGCCCCTACACCGGGCTCCTCGACGTCCTGGTGCCCGCGGCGGACGGTCTCGTGACGTTGACGCCGGGTGCCGCGGCGCAGGTGCAGGAGCGGTGGGGCCGGCGACCGGTCGTCGTGGCGCACCCCCACGTCGCCCCCCTCGACCGCATCGGCCTCCCCCGGAGCCCGGGGTCCCCACGCGTGGTCGGTCTGCACCTGAAGAGCCTGCGTGCCAACCTGCGCGCCCTGCCCGTGCTGCGTTCCCTGGTCGTCGCATCGCGGCGTCTGACCGACACGGGAACCCCCACCACCGTGCGCGTGGACGTCCACACCGAGGCCCTCGACCCGGGTTTCCCACGGTACGACGCCGACCTCGCGGCATGGTTGCGGGACGCCGCGGACGAGGGGACGGCGCAGGTCCACGTGCGCCACCGGTTCGACGACGACGAGCTCGAGGAGTACCTGCGCGGCCTGGACGTGTCCGTGCTGGCCTACGGGCACGGGACGCACTCCGGCTGGCTGGAACTGTGCCACGACCTCGGCACCGTCGTGCTCGCCGACCGGGTGGGTTTCCTGCACGAGCAGCAACCGCTCGTCCAGGCCGACCTGGCCGACCCGGACGCCGTGACCCGGGCGTTGCGCCACGCGCTCCTCGGGGTTCCCGGTGCGGCGGCGACGCCCGACGCCCGGCGCAGGCAGCGTCTCGACGTGGCCCGCGAGCACCTCCAGCTGTACCGCACGCTGACCGCTCACCGTGCTGCGCAGTCCGGAGCGGTGGTGCCCGCGTGA
- a CDS encoding CsbD family protein: MSFVDKAKNVVQQTVGKAEEAVGKRTDDQEQIAQGQKDQAMGAARQETEKAKDALHDK; this comes from the coding sequence ATGTCCTTCGTTGACAAGGCCAAGAACGTCGTCCAGCAGACCGTCGGCAAGGCCGAGGAGGCCGTCGGCAAGCGCACGGACGACCAGGAACAGATCGCCCAGGGTCAGAAGGACCAGGCGATGGGTGCGGCGCGCCAGGAGACCGAGAAGGCCAAGGACGCGCTGCACGACAAGTGA
- a CDS encoding PP2C family protein-serine/threonine phosphatase produces the protein MSALRAAEQAVCVADVSLPDEPVVWVNEAFTRTTGYDASQTVGRNCRFLQDGLSDRGYDVRTPAAQIRSLIERRAGGTVLIPNRRRDGSVFCNELALSPLPDATGAVRYYVAVQQDVTARVQAQAARDAVQAEAAELADHLQQQLVPQELPDVPGWEVAVRYRPASRADGSRGEVSGDFYDLRVLTSGEAVAVIGDVSGRGPAAAATTAALRWAVRGVLGVVSGPADALRHVGGAVHDTLGDRFATVAAVRLPPEPGRAVDLCLAGHPRPVLVPVAGPSRMVGAPGMLLGPFPDPDLRETPVDLAAGEHLVLYTDGVTEAASPTHELFGDDRLLAALDGLRDKASASPDDVADAVLAAVGDHVGDGPTDDLTLMVLRRSPR, from the coding sequence GTGTCCGCCCTCCGTGCTGCGGAGCAAGCTGTCTGCGTCGCGGACGTGAGCCTTCCCGACGAACCCGTGGTGTGGGTCAACGAGGCGTTCACCCGGACGACGGGGTACGACGCGTCGCAGACCGTCGGACGGAACTGCCGTTTCCTGCAGGACGGCCTGTCCGACCGCGGGTACGACGTCCGCACTCCTGCAGCGCAGATCCGCTCGCTCATCGAACGCCGCGCCGGCGGGACGGTCCTCATCCCGAACCGGCGCCGGGACGGTTCGGTGTTCTGCAACGAACTGGCCTTGAGCCCGCTGCCGGACGCGACCGGCGCCGTCCGCTACTACGTCGCCGTGCAGCAGGACGTCACCGCTCGCGTGCAGGCGCAGGCCGCGCGCGACGCGGTCCAGGCCGAGGCTGCCGAACTCGCGGACCACCTGCAGCAGCAGCTCGTGCCGCAGGAACTCCCCGACGTCCCCGGGTGGGAGGTCGCCGTGCGCTACCGACCCGCCTCGCGCGCCGACGGCAGCCGCGGCGAGGTGAGCGGCGACTTCTACGACCTGCGCGTCCTCACGTCCGGTGAGGCCGTCGCCGTCATCGGCGACGTGTCCGGGCGCGGCCCCGCCGCAGCCGCCACGACGGCCGCCCTGCGGTGGGCGGTCCGCGGTGTCCTCGGGGTCGTCTCCGGGCCGGCGGACGCGCTGCGCCACGTGGGCGGCGCGGTGCACGACACCCTCGGCGACCGGTTCGCCACCGTCGCCGCCGTGCGCCTGCCCCCCGAGCCCGGTCGCGCCGTGGACCTGTGCCTGGCCGGCCACCCTCGTCCCGTCCTCGTGCCCGTGGCCGGGCCGAGCCGGATGGTGGGTGCTCCCGGGATGCTCCTGGGGCCCTTCCCCGACCCCGACCTGCGCGAGACACCCGTCGACCTCGCCGCGGGCGAGCACCTCGTCCTCTACACCGACGGCGTCACCGAGGCGGCCTCGCCGACGCACGAGCTCTTCGGCGACGACCGCCTCCTCGCCGCCCTGGACGGGCTGCGGGACAAGGCCTCCGCGAGCCCCGACGACGTCGCCGACGCCGTCCTGGCGGCGGTCGGCGACCACGTGGGCGACGGGCCCACCGACGACCTGACCCTCATGGTCCTGCGCCGTTCCCCGCGCTGA
- a CDS encoding ribose-5-phosphate isomerase has product MTDLQWRVVVAADEAGVSYKDAIKADLLEDPRVKEVIDVGVNADTDKTAYPHVAVAAARKIAAGEADRGILVCGTGMGVAIAANKVPGIRASVAHDSFSVERLVLSNDGQVLTLGERVIGKELARRLAKEFLGYVFDSSSASAAKVDAITGYETGATDGETSASSC; this is encoded by the coding sequence ATGACCGATCTGCAGTGGCGTGTCGTGGTGGCGGCCGACGAGGCCGGTGTCTCGTACAAGGACGCGATCAAGGCCGACCTGCTGGAGGACCCCCGGGTCAAGGAGGTCATCGACGTCGGCGTGAACGCCGACACGGACAAGACCGCCTACCCGCACGTGGCCGTCGCCGCGGCCCGCAAGATCGCCGCGGGTGAGGCCGACCGCGGGATCCTCGTGTGCGGGACGGGCATGGGCGTGGCCATCGCGGCCAACAAGGTGCCGGGCATCCGCGCCTCGGTCGCCCACGACTCCTTCTCGGTGGAGCGGCTGGTGCTGTCCAACGACGGCCAGGTCCTGACGCTGGGCGAGCGGGTCATCGGCAAGGAGCTGGCGCGGCGGCTGGCCAAGGAGTTCCTCGGCTACGTCTTCGACTCCTCCAGCGCCTCGGCCGCCAAGGTCGACGCCATCACGGGGTACGAGACCGGCGCCACCGACGGGGAGACCTCGGCGTCCTCCTGCTGA